Proteins encoded by one window of Desulfovibrio ferrophilus:
- a CDS encoding HD-GYP domain-containing protein yields the protein MIKKIPAAAIRIGMYVVDTGLDWAEHPYLYAEEGEITSKDQTTHLLDEGYLDAFIDTDRGSYTWNISTNKRPEEQVRDGVIGDEHGRYKPAVPMAVEIHRAKAVYDESLAFAKDFMTSAAKDGKVDYDAAEGLVEEMLNSVTRNHDALISLTKLKSFDEYTFTHCINVSVLSTAFGNYLGLSPQDLRDLGAAALFHDVGKSLIPPDILNKPGKLTDQEFTVMQKHPQRSYRLLREKKGIPKRILRGIAEHHEKFNGNGYPRRIAGDDIHPFARIIAVADVYDALTSRRVYKPPMMPSKALTILYGMRGKDFYPGKAESFIKFLGIYPVGSMVRLSSKECGIVTGSNPDAPLRPSVLIAFGPDMKPISKRQLDLSEQNGNTPLEITECLDHEPFGVNPGDYLQQAQ from the coding sequence ATGATTAAGAAAATCCCCGCCGCTGCGATACGGATTGGCATGTACGTTGTCGACACCGGATTGGATTGGGCTGAGCATCCCTATCTGTACGCCGAAGAGGGAGAAATCACCTCCAAGGACCAAACCACGCACCTTTTGGATGAAGGCTACCTCGACGCATTCATCGATACGGACCGTGGCAGCTACACCTGGAACATCTCCACGAATAAAAGACCCGAAGAACAGGTCCGGGACGGAGTCATCGGCGACGAGCACGGACGCTACAAACCCGCTGTACCCATGGCTGTGGAAATCCACAGAGCCAAGGCGGTGTATGACGAGTCCCTGGCCTTTGCCAAAGACTTCATGACCAGCGCGGCCAAGGACGGCAAGGTCGACTACGATGCCGCCGAAGGCCTTGTGGAGGAAATGCTGAACAGCGTGACTCGAAACCACGACGCCCTGATCAGCCTCACCAAGCTGAAGAGTTTCGATGAGTACACGTTTACCCATTGCATCAACGTCTCTGTGCTTTCCACGGCCTTTGGCAACTACTTGGGACTGTCTCCTCAGGATCTGCGCGATTTGGGTGCCGCTGCCCTGTTCCATGACGTAGGCAAGTCGCTGATTCCCCCCGACATTCTGAACAAGCCAGGCAAACTGACCGACCAGGAATTCACGGTCATGCAAAAGCACCCGCAGCGCAGCTACCGTCTACTTCGCGAGAAAAAGGGGATTCCCAAACGAATCCTGCGCGGCATCGCCGAGCATCACGAGAAATTCAACGGCAACGGATATCCACGCCGGATTGCGGGGGATGACATCCACCCCTTCGCGCGCATCATCGCCGTGGCCGACGTCTACGATGCCCTGACCAGCCGCCGTGTCTACAAGCCGCCCATGATGCCCAGCAAGGCCCTGACCATTCTGTATGGCATGCGCGGCAAGGACTTTTACCCCGGCAAGGCCGAGAGCTTCATCAAGTTCCTGGGGATCTATCCCGTGGGCAGCATGGTGCGTCTGTCCAGCAAGGAATGCGGCATTGTCACCGGCTCCAACCCCGATGCGCCACTCAGGCCCAGCGTACTGATCGCCTTTGGCCCTGACATGAAGCCCATCTCCAAACGGCAGTTGGACTTGAGTGAACAAAACGGAAACACACCTTTGGAAATCACGGAATGCCTGGATCACGAGCCCTTTGGGGTCAATCCGGGTGACTACCTGCAACAGGCACAATAA
- a CDS encoding YceI family protein codes for MDTNYTRISPQELSAWMDEGRNFHLLDVLPAGVFEQRHLPGAKNACVYEVTFLEQVQTIGISPEDVVVVYGEAEETRDADSGAKKLLRQGFRRVYALHGGFQAWKTANSPVEGYGTEPQDHHPLPADGTYKVDLAESIIEWTGRNANGKHTGTLRLNEGIMRLDKGRVGGDFAIDISSLTNTDLEDSSLAEMLLKHLLSDDFLFAGRHPETRFTIEQSEALPGTTPGAINCHLRGELLLRGRIETLAFPATLSTIEDGMAAEAHFDLDRTRWGLLYGSGKFFKHLGMHLVHDAISIQLRIVGRK; via the coding sequence ATGGATACCAATTACACCCGCATTTCCCCACAGGAACTCAGCGCCTGGATGGACGAAGGCCGCAACTTCCACCTGCTGGATGTGCTTCCTGCCGGGGTATTTGAGCAAAGGCACCTGCCCGGAGCCAAAAACGCCTGCGTCTATGAAGTGACCTTCCTCGAACAGGTTCAGACAATCGGAATCAGCCCTGAAGACGTGGTGGTTGTCTATGGCGAAGCCGAAGAAACCCGTGACGCTGACTCAGGAGCCAAGAAATTGCTGCGCCAGGGATTCCGCCGCGTCTATGCCCTGCATGGCGGTTTTCAGGCTTGGAAAACGGCAAACAGCCCAGTGGAAGGATATGGCACAGAGCCTCAGGATCATCACCCGCTGCCTGCGGATGGCACGTACAAAGTGGACCTCGCGGAGAGCATCATCGAATGGACCGGACGCAACGCCAATGGCAAACACACCGGAACCCTGCGCCTCAATGAAGGCATCATGCGTCTGGACAAAGGGCGCGTGGGAGGAGATTTCGCCATTGATATCTCCTCGCTGACCAATACGGACCTTGAAGACTCCTCCCTGGCAGAAATGTTGCTCAAGCATCTGCTCTCAGATGATTTCCTGTTTGCAGGTCGTCACCCCGAGACCCGCTTCACCATCGAACAATCCGAAGCACTGCCCGGCACGACTCCCGGTGCAATCAACTGCCATCTGCGCGGGGAATTGCTGCTACGGGGCCGCATCGAAACCCTGGCCTTTCCGGCAACACTCTCTACCATTGAAGACGGCATGGCAGCAGAAGCCCACTTCGACCTCGACCGCACCCGATGGGGCCTGCTGTATGGATCGGGAAAATTCTTCAAACATCTCGGCATGCACCTGGTGCACGATGCCATCAGCATTCAACTGCGCATTGTCGGGCGCAAATAG
- a CDS encoding MBL fold metallo-hydrolase, with amino-acid sequence MKATVLVDNNTIIDRYFLGEPGLSVLVEVDGLRVLLDCGYSGVFIENARRMNIDLLHLDWLVLSHGHLDHTWGLVDLIRLYTEAGINGIDLSRPRLLAHPEALVTRLANKIPEIGSLIGQDKLARHFDMAPSREPQWLSERLVWLGEIPRKFDFEYVGPTERLLVSAEGETVPDELVDDGALACVTDQGLVVISGCSHSGVCNIVEHAREVTGQERVVDVLGGFHLLNAPEARLQATADYLGALNLESLHACHCTDLAARICLARTCPVRETGSGLVLEYPTNQ; translated from the coding sequence ATGAAAGCAACTGTTCTGGTGGATAATAATACGATTATCGACAGGTATTTCTTGGGTGAACCCGGCTTGTCCGTACTGGTCGAAGTGGACGGGTTGCGGGTGTTGCTCGATTGCGGATATTCCGGGGTGTTCATCGAGAATGCCCGGCGCATGAATATTGACCTGTTGCATCTTGATTGGCTGGTACTGTCCCATGGGCACCTGGACCATACCTGGGGGTTGGTGGACCTGATCCGTCTGTATACCGAGGCTGGCATCAACGGCATCGATCTTTCTCGCCCTCGGTTGCTGGCGCACCCGGAAGCTCTGGTGACGCGTCTTGCTAACAAGATTCCCGAGATTGGTTCACTCATCGGGCAGGATAAGTTGGCGCGGCATTTTGATATGGCCCCGTCACGTGAGCCACAGTGGCTTTCGGAGCGACTGGTCTGGTTGGGTGAAATTCCGAGGAAATTCGATTTTGAGTATGTTGGGCCAACGGAGCGGCTGCTGGTCAGCGCTGAAGGCGAAACCGTCCCCGACGAGCTGGTTGATGATGGCGCTTTGGCCTGTGTCACGGACCAGGGGCTGGTGGTCATCAGCGGTTGTTCGCATTCGGGGGTCTGTAATATTGTGGAGCATGCCCGTGAGGTCACCGGGCAGGAACGCGTGGTGGATGTATTGGGCGGGTTCCATCTGTTGAATGCGCCTGAGGCACGGCTTCAGGCTACCGCGGATTATCTGGGTGCTTTGAATCTGGAGAGTCTGCACGCCTGCCATTGTACTGATTTGGCAGCCCGGATTTGCTTGGCTCGGACCTGCCCCGTGCGCGAAACCGGATCAGGATTGGTGTTGGAATACCCTACGAACCAGTAG
- a CDS encoding GNAT family N-acetyltransferase codes for MPDFTFTHRPLETSDLPALCSFPRTAEELFFMFPKANWPVTPGQLGEAAAQRREPTVFLCDETIAGYANILAWEHGNFCEAGNVVVAPAMRRRGLASHMMQTMEVKARDNYAARRLKVSCFSMNVGGLLLYSRLGFLPTGIAPRNGPNGAPHALIHLEKNIPGVS; via the coding sequence ATGCCTGACTTCACATTCACACACCGTCCCCTTGAGACATCCGACCTGCCAGCACTCTGCAGCTTCCCACGCACGGCAGAAGAGCTGTTCTTCATGTTCCCCAAAGCCAACTGGCCGGTCACCCCTGGTCAATTGGGCGAAGCCGCCGCACAGCGCCGTGAGCCAACGGTGTTCCTGTGTGACGAAACAATCGCCGGATACGCCAACATTCTGGCCTGGGAGCATGGAAATTTTTGTGAGGCAGGCAATGTTGTGGTTGCACCTGCCATGCGCAGACGAGGTCTGGCCAGCCACATGATGCAGACCATGGAGGTCAAGGCCCGGGACAACTATGCGGCCCGGCGGCTCAAGGTGTCATGCTTCAGCATGAATGTTGGCGGTCTGCTACTCTATTCCAGATTGGGATTTTTGCCCACGGGCATTGCCCCGCGCAATGGCCCAAACGGGGCACCACACGCCCTGATCCATCTTGAAAAAAACATCCCCGGAGTGTCCTGA
- a CDS encoding AzlC family ABC transporter permease, with the protein MVTRARAVLKIPAIPVALSGAVKQALPIVLGYVPVGFAFGVLALKNGISPVNAVLMSVIVFAGSAQLIAVGLIGAGAAPLSVIATTFVVNLRHVLMAASLAPFLSSWRKRSLAWFGMQLTDETFAVHSVRFHRDERDRAETFGINAIAQLGWVGGSWLGVAASTVISDVRPLGLDYALPAMFIALVVAQVKDTTHVLVGLVAAVLSLTFLEVGVGQWNVILATVAGASLGTGVATWTRR; encoded by the coding sequence ATGGTTACACGAGCCAGAGCAGTGCTCAAAATTCCTGCGATTCCAGTGGCTTTGAGCGGGGCAGTCAAACAGGCTTTGCCCATAGTTCTGGGCTATGTGCCCGTAGGCTTTGCTTTCGGAGTTTTGGCCCTGAAAAACGGGATATCGCCGGTCAATGCAGTGTTGATGTCAGTGATTGTGTTTGCGGGCTCAGCGCAGCTCATTGCTGTAGGGTTGATTGGTGCAGGGGCTGCACCGTTATCGGTCATTGCCACTACATTTGTTGTCAACCTGCGTCATGTGTTGATGGCTGCATCCCTGGCTCCATTCCTGAGTTCCTGGCGCAAGCGCAGTTTGGCCTGGTTCGGCATGCAGCTGACGGATGAGACCTTTGCCGTGCACAGCGTGCGCTTCCACCGGGATGAAAGGGACAGGGCTGAGACCTTTGGCATCAATGCCATTGCGCAGCTGGGCTGGGTTGGTGGATCGTGGCTGGGAGTGGCGGCAAGTACGGTCATCTCGGACGTGCGACCTCTGGGACTTGATTACGCATTACCTGCCATGTTCATTGCGCTGGTTGTGGCGCAGGTCAAGGACACCACGCATGTCCTGGTGGGGCTGGTGGCCGCAGTGTTGTCTCTGACCTTTCTTGAAGTCGGCGTTGGGCAGTGGAACGTCATCCTGGCAACGGTGGCCGGGGCAAGCCTCGGAACGGGAGTGGCGACATGGACCAGACGCTGA
- a CDS encoding autotransporter outer membrane beta-barrel domain-containing protein, which yields MGSNALQATGGSTVTNSGTLAAYGTGSHAVSADGGCSVHLQTGSRILAGDVFAAAGGARLYLDGSGTTDFDITGPWWQIHKTGTGTWTLAGAIAAPTDLNLDGGTLTLAKGVTVSTTGSYTQAAGTTLALTLNNSGGPYITAAGPATVAGTLALDVPCSALGSTQTIIDAATITGGFDSVSSGNPNFSFNTTVVDGARDQIMLTGVCYAPQYDNSSMGLSSAMGGAQTFLGVPSNRTIGLLSENQEMGEFMVASSEPLIDLVSRRSNGDRYGIYVQPMFNVSKRDAFNSGPGYSANMAGLEIGADTFVSDDLMLGVFAGYAVTDINFEGLAFAENDSEDQQMYTLGAYGGYRFDNWRLTDTLSVTHIEHESKRNAGLGEMAKGDYDSQMLSNQLLASYAWTVNETWELSPELGLNTTWLYRGGFSETDATNAAEYDDFDKLFVESIVGLRLRGNFEVGETTLSPYARLSWSHDLGGNDMTVRQTLGTSAAEATQENDDDRLGLDLGLSLREGDATFTLAYAGEFSDHSESHGLTANLRLEF from the coding sequence ATGGGATCGAATGCCCTTCAGGCAACAGGCGGTAGCACCGTCACCAACAGCGGCACCCTGGCGGCCTATGGCACCGGTTCCCATGCCGTGTCTGCCGACGGCGGCTGTTCTGTCCACTTGCAGACCGGTTCGCGCATCCTGGCTGGAGACGTGTTTGCCGCTGCCGGTGGCGCTCGCCTGTACCTGGACGGCAGCGGCACCACCGACTTCGACATCACCGGCCCCTGGTGGCAAATCCACAAAACCGGTACCGGGACCTGGACCCTGGCGGGAGCGATCGCAGCGCCCACAGACTTAAACCTGGACGGCGGCACCCTGACCCTTGCCAAAGGCGTGACCGTTTCCACTACGGGCAGTTATACCCAGGCCGCGGGCACCACCCTGGCCCTGACCCTGAACAACAGCGGCGGCCCCTACATCACAGCGGCGGGCCCCGCCACTGTTGCCGGCACCCTGGCATTGGATGTACCCTGCAGCGCTCTGGGCAGCACCCAAACCATCATCGACGCAGCCACCATCACGGGCGGATTCGATTCTGTGAGCAGCGGCAACCCCAACTTCAGCTTCAACACCACAGTGGTTGATGGAGCGAGGGATCAGATCATGTTGACCGGCGTGTGCTACGCACCTCAGTACGACAACTCCTCCATGGGGCTCTCCTCGGCCATGGGAGGCGCGCAGACCTTCCTTGGCGTGCCCAGCAACCGCACCATCGGACTCTTGAGCGAAAACCAGGAGATGGGCGAATTCATGGTGGCCTCGTCCGAGCCGCTGATCGATCTGGTGTCCAGGCGTTCCAATGGCGACCGCTACGGCATCTATGTCCAACCCATGTTCAATGTCAGCAAACGCGACGCTTTCAACTCGGGTCCGGGCTACAGCGCCAACATGGCCGGACTGGAGATCGGCGCCGACACCTTTGTGAGCGATGACCTGATGCTTGGAGTCTTCGCGGGCTACGCCGTGACAGACATCAACTTCGAGGGGCTGGCCTTTGCCGAGAACGACTCCGAGGACCAGCAGATGTACACCCTGGGCGCTTACGGTGGCTACCGATTTGACAATTGGCGCCTGACCGACACCCTGAGCGTCACGCACATCGAGCACGAGTCCAAGCGCAACGCGGGTCTGGGCGAGATGGCCAAGGGCGACTACGACAGCCAGATGCTCAGCAACCAGCTGCTGGCTTCCTATGCCTGGACCGTGAACGAAACCTGGGAGCTTTCCCCCGAACTGGGCCTGAACACGACTTGGCTCTACCGTGGCGGCTTCTCGGAAACCGATGCCACCAACGCAGCGGAGTACGACGACTTCGACAAGCTTTTTGTGGAAAGCATTGTAGGCCTCAGGCTGCGCGGCAACTTCGAAGTCGGAGAAACCACACTCAGCCCCTACGCCCGCCTGTCCTGGTCGCATGACCTGGGCGGCAACGACATGACTGTGCGCCAGACCCTGGGCACCTCCGCCGCCGAGGCCACTCAGGAGAATGACGACGACCGTCTAGGGCTGGACCTGGGTCTGTCCCTGCGTGAGGGCGACGCGACCTTCACCCTGGCCTATGCCGGAGAGTTCAGCGACCACAGCGAGTCCCACGGTCTGACCGCCAACCTGCGCCTGGAATTCTAG
- a CDS encoding DNA-3-methyladenine glycosylase I has translation MPQRCNWALSPDEMTRYHDEEWGIPEHDDTKHFEFLILESAQAGLSWLTILRRREGYRQAFAGFDPILVAQFTDADEERLMNDAGIIRNRAKIKAAINNAARFQEIQAEFGSFDAYIWDFVNGRPIQNTWSAMDQLPATTPASDALSKDLKRRGFKFVGPTTIYAHMQATGLVNDHLTSCFRYEIIRSLG, from the coding sequence ATGCCTCAGCGCTGCAACTGGGCCCTGAGCCCCGACGAAATGACCCGCTACCATGATGAGGAATGGGGCATCCCCGAACATGACGACACCAAACATTTCGAATTTCTGATTCTTGAAAGCGCCCAGGCGGGCCTGTCATGGCTGACCATACTCCGTCGCCGCGAGGGCTACCGCCAGGCTTTTGCCGGATTTGACCCCATCCTGGTGGCCCAATTCACCGATGCCGATGAAGAACGCCTGATGAACGACGCCGGAATTATCCGCAATCGCGCCAAGATCAAAGCCGCCATCAACAACGCCGCTCGCTTTCAGGAAATTCAAGCCGAATTCGGGAGCTTCGACGCTTACATCTGGGATTTCGTAAATGGCCGCCCCATTCAGAACACATGGTCAGCCATGGATCAGCTTCCAGCCACCACCCCTGCTTCGGATGCCTTGTCCAAGGACCTGAAACGGCGAGGCTTCAAATTCGTGGGGCCAACCACGATCTATGCTCACATGCAGGCCACCGGATTGGTCAATGACCATCTCACCAGCTGCTTCCGATATGAGATTATCCGATCATTGGGCTAG
- a CDS encoding PLP-dependent aminotransferase family protein: MQTNANQFRYQAVEDHVMGLIDTGALTPGDKLPSLRKLSTGLNASISTINQAYVELERKGVVESRPRSGFYVRAPRRLPTPSSGDGMQAARPISRTKLINAVLESVGRPDLTPLGIICPSSRELLPGRQLARIMASVLREQPHKALEYETIPGNLELRKQISLHGLDHGTRFAPEDVIITAGAMEALYISLRTITRPGDTVLIMSPTYFCFLQLVETLGLRAIEIPSHPEYGIDPGDIRDALDKYDITASVLCPNFNNPDGSLTSESAKAEIVTLLAERGVPLVEDDVYGDLHFGDARPRTFKAYDTTGTVILCSSFSKTIAPGYRVGWMVPGQFRAKALEIKATTNVCSASPTQMALAEFLRQGLYDKHLKRLRVAIHKQRDVMLHHVGEHFPEGTRATRPKGGSVLWVELPGGVNCVDYFYEAKSRGIGVAPGSIFSTQDKFKSFIRLSLGGVWDDIKERGIIELGQLAKSMAQSNSLPSV; the protein is encoded by the coding sequence ATGCAGACCAACGCCAACCAATTCCGCTATCAGGCTGTGGAAGATCATGTAATGGGCCTCATCGATACCGGGGCACTCACCCCCGGAGACAAGCTGCCCTCTCTCCGAAAACTCTCAACGGGACTCAATGCGAGCATCTCGACCATCAACCAGGCGTATGTGGAATTGGAACGTAAAGGCGTGGTCGAATCCCGCCCTCGCTCAGGGTTCTATGTGCGCGCCCCCCGGCGGTTGCCCACGCCATCCTCCGGTGACGGAATGCAGGCAGCCCGTCCCATCAGCCGCACCAAGTTGATCAACGCGGTTCTCGAATCTGTTGGGCGCCCTGACCTGACCCCTCTGGGTATTATCTGTCCGTCTTCCCGCGAACTGCTTCCCGGCAGACAGTTGGCGCGCATCATGGCCTCGGTTTTGCGCGAACAACCTCACAAAGCCCTGGAGTACGAGACCATCCCCGGCAACCTGGAACTGCGCAAACAGATTTCACTACACGGATTGGATCACGGCACACGCTTCGCCCCCGAAGATGTCATCATCACCGCTGGCGCCATGGAAGCCCTGTACATTTCACTACGTACCATTACACGCCCTGGTGACACGGTGCTGATCATGTCCCCCACTTACTTCTGCTTCCTGCAACTGGTGGAGACCCTGGGTCTGCGAGCCATTGAAATCCCCTCGCACCCAGAATACGGCATCGACCCCGGTGATATCCGTGATGCCCTGGACAAATACGACATTACGGCTTCGGTGCTCTGCCCCAATTTCAACAACCCCGATGGCAGCCTGACCTCTGAGTCTGCCAAGGCCGAAATCGTGACACTCCTTGCCGAGCGCGGCGTGCCTCTGGTGGAAGACGATGTCTATGGCGACCTGCACTTTGGTGATGCCCGGCCTCGAACCTTCAAGGCCTATGACACCACCGGCACAGTGATTCTGTGTTCCTCCTTTTCCAAAACCATTGCTCCGGGGTATCGCGTGGGTTGGATGGTCCCCGGCCAATTCCGGGCCAAAGCCCTGGAGATCAAGGCAACGACCAACGTCTGTTCGGCCAGTCCGACCCAGATGGCACTGGCCGAATTTCTACGTCAGGGGCTGTACGACAAGCACTTAAAGCGCCTGCGTGTCGCCATCCACAAACAACGCGATGTGATGCTGCACCACGTGGGCGAACATTTCCCCGAAGGCACGCGAGCCACACGCCCCAAGGGAGGAAGCGTTCTGTGGGTGGAACTGCCTGGCGGGGTCAATTGCGTGGACTATTTCTACGAGGCCAAATCCCGCGGAATCGGGGTGGCGCCTGGCAGTATCTTCTCCACACAGGACAAATTCAAAAGCTTCATCCGCCTGTCACTGGGCGGGGTATGGGACGACATCAAAGAAAGGGGAATCATCGAATTGGGACAATTGGCAAAATCCATGGCCCAGTCCAACTCATTGCCCAGCGTCTAG
- a CDS encoding methyl-accepting chemotaxis protein — translation MSWKDLGLKTKFSVGFGFVLILLTVVGLWSILGVGRIVDNAGEVIEGNKLKGNFTQRVVDHLKWAEKVGAYLTDKDVTELKVQLDPHKCAFGQWYYGEGRKEAEQLVPAIRNNMEAIEAPHKHLHESAALIKDKYVDVDPDVGGFLREKKTDHVVWMNHVIKVFTDPAIKKAEVQTDFHKCGLGKWLYSEDLAERMRANPELKAMVDPIYEPHKELHSSVIEINKLLAQGRRAEANRFFQTTTTGFADHTLGKIDEMITWHDNRMGMRQEALDIYATQTKAHLGKVQDILNETSKVVTDNIMTDEQMLDAASNTRTVVIILTAVAIPLGLFFAFIIARGILGPILKGVELSTAFSEGDLSADVDVHQKDEVGKLADSMREMGDKLRQIVGEVQGATDNVASGSEELSASSETLSQGATEQAASVEEVSSSMEQMAANIRQNAENARTTEDIAVKAAEDTEEGGKAVNQTVGAMKQIAEKISIIEEIARQTNLLALNAAIEAARAGEHGKGFAVVAAEVRKLAERSGTAASEISELSASSVEVAEKAGQMLERIVPDIRRTADLVQEIAAASNEQNAGAEQINKAIQQLDQVIQQNASAAEEMASTSEELSSQAEQLKISMSFFRVDGARNRFTPVRPSMTVNPTPPRKLEAKPQPVKNGGGISLSLDAGEDEDDDVFERF, via the coding sequence ATGAGTTGGAAGGACCTGGGGTTGAAAACCAAGTTCAGTGTAGGATTCGGATTTGTCCTGATTCTGCTCACAGTCGTGGGGTTGTGGTCCATCCTGGGGGTTGGCCGGATAGTGGATAATGCCGGAGAAGTGATTGAAGGCAACAAGCTCAAGGGCAATTTTACCCAGCGGGTAGTGGACCATTTGAAATGGGCGGAAAAGGTTGGGGCCTATCTTACGGACAAGGACGTGACCGAACTCAAGGTCCAGCTTGATCCCCATAAGTGTGCCTTCGGTCAGTGGTACTATGGCGAGGGACGCAAAGAGGCCGAACAGCTTGTGCCTGCCATCAGAAACAACATGGAAGCCATTGAGGCTCCGCACAAGCATCTGCACGAATCCGCAGCTTTGATCAAAGACAAGTATGTGGACGTAGACCCGGACGTGGGCGGCTTTCTGCGCGAGAAAAAGACCGACCATGTGGTCTGGATGAACCATGTGATCAAGGTCTTTACCGATCCAGCCATCAAAAAGGCCGAAGTGCAGACCGACTTTCACAAGTGCGGGTTGGGGAAATGGCTCTATTCCGAGGATTTGGCTGAGCGGATGCGGGCCAATCCAGAGTTGAAGGCCATGGTCGATCCGATCTACGAACCGCATAAGGAACTCCACTCCTCCGTCATCGAAATCAATAAATTGCTGGCCCAAGGGCGTCGAGCCGAGGCCAACCGCTTTTTCCAGACCACGACGACCGGTTTTGCCGACCACACTCTGGGCAAGATTGATGAGATGATTACCTGGCATGATAACCGTATGGGAATGCGCCAGGAAGCTCTGGATATTTATGCCACACAGACCAAGGCCCACCTCGGCAAGGTTCAGGATATTCTGAATGAGACTTCGAAAGTCGTCACCGACAACATCATGACCGACGAGCAGATGCTGGACGCGGCCTCCAATACGCGGACCGTGGTGATCATTTTGACTGCCGTGGCGATTCCTCTGGGACTGTTCTTTGCCTTTATCATTGCCCGGGGCATTCTTGGGCCCATCCTGAAGGGCGTGGAGCTGTCGACTGCTTTTAGCGAAGGTGACCTGAGTGCCGATGTCGATGTGCACCAAAAGGATGAGGTCGGTAAACTTGCCGATTCCATGCGCGAAATGGGCGACAAGCTGCGGCAGATCGTGGGAGAGGTTCAGGGCGCGACGGATAATGTGGCCTCTGGTTCCGAAGAGCTGTCAGCGTCCTCGGAAACCCTGTCTCAGGGGGCGACCGAACAGGCCGCCAGCGTGGAAGAGGTGTCTTCCTCCATGGAACAGATGGCGGCCAATATCCGCCAGAATGCCGAAAATGCCCGTACTACCGAGGACATTGCGGTCAAGGCTGCCGAGGATACTGAAGAAGGCGGCAAGGCCGTGAACCAGACCGTGGGAGCCATGAAGCAGATCGCCGAAAAGATCTCCATCATTGAGGAGATTGCACGGCAGACGAATCTGTTGGCTTTGAACGCAGCCATTGAGGCCGCACGGGCCGGCGAACACGGCAAGGGTTTTGCCGTTGTTGCCGCCGAAGTGCGCAAGCTGGCCGAGCGCAGTGGTACGGCTGCTTCGGAGATCAGCGAGCTGTCTGCCTCCAGCGTCGAAGTCGCAGAAAAGGCTGGGCAGATGCTGGAGCGCATCGTGCCCGACATTCGTCGCACGGCCGATCTGGTGCAGGAAATTGCCGCAGCAAGCAATGAGCAGAACGCCGGTGCGGAGCAGATCAACAAGGCCATTCAGCAATTGGATCAGGTAATCCAGCAGAATGCCTCGGCTGCTGAGGAAATGGCCTCGACTTCAGAGGAGTTGTCCAGCCAGGCAGAGCAGCTTAAAATCAGCATGAGCTTCTTCAGGGTGGATGGGGCAAGGAATCGATTCACCCCCGTCAGACCGTCAATGACTGTGAATCCGACTCCTCCCAGAAAGCTGGAGGCCAAGCCCCAGCCCGTTAAGAATGGAGGCGGAATCTCCCTGTCTCTGGATGCCGGAGAGGATGAGGATGACGACGTGTTCGAGCGTTTCTAG
- a CDS encoding AzlD domain-containing protein, with amino-acid sequence MDQTLIFATIVGMALVTYIPRAVPLLALASRNLPPVVVRWLGYVPTAVLSAMLAPCLLLEDGAVNLGVDNLFLLAAIPTFLTAIFTRSFFGSVAMGMGLVALGRYLPIM; translated from the coding sequence ATGGACCAGACGCTGATTTTTGCAACCATTGTCGGTATGGCCCTGGTGACCTATATCCCCCGCGCGGTGCCACTTCTCGCTCTGGCGTCACGAAATCTGCCGCCAGTGGTGGTGCGCTGGCTTGGATATGTGCCGACTGCAGTGCTTTCGGCCATGCTTGCACCTTGCCTGCTGCTTGAGGACGGCGCAGTGAATCTTGGAGTGGACAATCTGTTCCTCTTGGCGGCGATTCCCACTTTTCTGACCGCCATATTCACCCGGAGCTTTTTTGGATCCGTAGCCATGGGCATGGGTTTGGTCGCCTTGGGGCGCTATCTGCCCATTATGTAA